In a single window of the Streptomyces cinnabarinus genome:
- a CDS encoding ATP-binding protein, with the protein MTTGLEALPWRHVLTLPTEPAAVRIARETAEQVLVEWGIGVRHSAADPSLLILSELVTNSVRHAAAVSPTVTVIYGAGPDCLVLAVHDRHPYRPELCGPLAGGGGGLATVMELVRALGGTAVVRADGDGRGKSVWVTLPL; encoded by the coding sequence ATGACCACCGGGCTCGAAGCCCTGCCCTGGCGGCATGTGCTCACCCTGCCCACCGAGCCGGCCGCCGTCCGGATCGCCCGCGAGACGGCCGAGCAGGTCCTGGTCGAGTGGGGCATCGGGGTACGTCACTCCGCGGCGGACCCCTCCCTGCTGATCCTCAGTGAACTGGTGACCAACAGCGTCCGGCACGCCGCCGCCGTCTCCCCGACGGTGACCGTGATCTACGGCGCGGGCCCGGACTGCCTGGTCCTCGCCGTCCACGACCGCCACCCCTACCGGCCCGAGCTGTGCGGGCCGCTCGCCGGTGGCGGCGGCGGTCTGGCCACCGTCATGGAACTCGTCCGCGCGCTGGGCGGTACGGCCGTGGTCCGCGCGGACGGCGACGGCCGGGGCAAGAGCGTCTGGGTCACCCTTCCGCTGTGA
- a CDS encoding zinc ribbon domain-containing protein YjdM, protein MIENLPPCPKCSCEYTYEMNALVVCPECGHEWVPADSEGEAAGERVVKDAVGNVLRDGDSVVVVKALKVKGSPSGIKAGTKVRNIRLVDGVDGHDIDCKVEGFGAMQLKSSVVKKA, encoded by the coding sequence ATGATCGAGAATCTTCCGCCCTGTCCGAAGTGCTCCTGCGAGTACACCTACGAAATGAACGCCCTGGTGGTCTGTCCCGAGTGCGGCCACGAGTGGGTGCCCGCCGACAGTGAGGGCGAAGCCGCAGGTGAGCGGGTCGTGAAGGACGCCGTGGGCAATGTGCTGCGGGACGGCGACTCCGTGGTAGTCGTCAAGGCGCTCAAGGTCAAGGGCAGCCCCTCGGGGATCAAGGCCGGGACCAAGGTGCGCAACATCCGTCTCGTCGACGGGGTCGACGGGCATGACATCGACTGCAAGGTCGAGGGGTTCGGGGCGATGCAGCTGAAGTCCAGTGTGGTCAAGAAGGCCTGA
- a CDS encoding ATP-binding protein: MNVWKCVGGSAAPGVCGAGATDDLVGRAQESARLERLLTEHRLVTVTGRAGVGKSRLAAAVGARGPWRQIVHVHGQGECSGAPGTLARAVRRALTGQRPQGDFADLVRELPATGVLLLLDDVDPVQRAAMGLVQRLLAAVPGLRVLVTSRQALGLGEEQVLRLPPLAAGPGVELFLRRARAAVDGFRAEGADQRAVERICRSLEGVPLALELAAEQLAFQQVHDLAAVLEVHQCWLHGEGPALRRHRSLRATVGASYALCERAARIVWGRASVFTGAFDESTASFLCGGGGVAPRQVPSLLARLAAINVLEPVRDPGGPRPPRYRMTRAARDFGTERLRAAGECETAQERRATHSRRIADTARHLWATGLQSQAVALVHEEREELTAVLNQAVHRPDRSVTALETVVGLWFWWVVYGHAEEGRDYLLRLLPLCPADNPVNVRGRWLAAWLTAGRDPQAARALLGRAWPQAVLAGDDTAVGHIAHVQGLIALHENDPRGAVEHFAESARTVPSRPEYGPSPAVSLAAQAVAQATFAPGAARRTARRALARPDVRDDDWATLLARYATAYVDHRQGRDTRALHRARRTLTALDGAPAVPHGHEALRALIADIEAGVPGRPHLPQLPRPRTAAARAYPAEVGPSVVTS, translated from the coding sequence ATGAACGTGTGGAAGTGCGTCGGCGGCTCGGCGGCGCCAGGGGTGTGCGGCGCCGGAGCCACCGATGACCTGGTGGGGCGAGCACAGGAGTCGGCCCGGCTGGAGCGGCTGCTGACGGAGCACCGGCTGGTGACCGTGACCGGGCGGGCGGGCGTCGGCAAGAGCCGGCTGGCGGCGGCCGTGGGAGCACGGGGGCCATGGCGGCAGATCGTCCATGTGCACGGGCAGGGTGAGTGTTCGGGCGCCCCGGGGACACTGGCGCGGGCCGTGCGCCGGGCGCTCACCGGCCAGCGCCCGCAGGGTGACTTCGCCGACCTGGTGCGGGAGTTGCCCGCGACGGGCGTCCTGCTCCTCCTCGATGACGTGGACCCGGTCCAGCGGGCGGCCATGGGGCTGGTGCAGCGGCTGCTGGCGGCCGTGCCCGGACTGCGGGTGCTGGTGACCTCGCGACAGGCGCTGGGGCTGGGCGAGGAACAGGTGCTGAGGCTGCCGCCGCTCGCCGCAGGTCCCGGGGTGGAACTCTTCCTGCGCCGGGCCCGGGCCGCGGTGGACGGTTTCCGTGCCGAGGGCGCCGATCAGCGGGCGGTGGAGCGGATCTGCCGCTCGCTCGAAGGGGTCCCGCTCGCCCTCGAACTGGCCGCCGAGCAGCTCGCGTTCCAGCAGGTGCACGACCTCGCCGCCGTCCTGGAGGTGCACCAGTGCTGGCTGCACGGCGAGGGCCCCGCGCTGCGCCGGCACCGTTCGCTGCGGGCCACCGTCGGGGCGAGCTACGCACTGTGCGAGCGTGCCGCGCGGATCGTCTGGGGCAGGGCCAGCGTGTTTACCGGGGCGTTCGACGAGTCCACCGCGTCCTTCCTGTGCGGCGGCGGTGGCGTGGCGCCCCGGCAGGTGCCGTCCCTGCTGGCCCGGCTGGCGGCCATCAACGTCCTCGAACCGGTCCGCGACCCCGGTGGACCACGGCCGCCGCGCTACCGGATGACGCGGGCCGCGCGGGACTTCGGCACCGAGCGGCTGCGGGCGGCGGGCGAGTGCGAGACGGCCCAGGAACGCCGGGCGACGCACTCCCGCCGGATCGCCGACACGGCGCGGCACCTGTGGGCGACGGGCCTCCAGAGCCAGGCCGTGGCGCTCGTGCACGAGGAGCGCGAGGAGCTGACCGCCGTACTGAACCAGGCGGTGCACCGGCCCGACCGGAGTGTCACCGCCCTGGAGACGGTGGTCGGCCTGTGGTTCTGGTGGGTGGTGTACGGCCATGCCGAGGAGGGACGGGACTATCTGCTGCGGCTGCTGCCGCTGTGCCCGGCGGACAACCCGGTGAACGTGCGCGGGCGGTGGCTGGCCGCCTGGCTCACCGCGGGCCGCGATCCGCAGGCCGCTCGCGCGCTGCTGGGGCGGGCCTGGCCGCAGGCGGTCCTGGCCGGCGACGACACCGCTGTCGGTCATATCGCGCACGTACAGGGGCTGATCGCCCTGCACGAGAACGATCCGCGCGGCGCCGTCGAGCACTTCGCCGAGTCCGCGCGCACGGTCCCCTCCCGGCCGGAGTACGGCCCCTCCCCCGCCGTCAGTCTGGCCGCCCAGGCCGTCGCCCAGGCCACGTTCGCGCCCGGCGCCGCCCGCCGGACGGCCCGGCGCGCACTGGCCCGGCCGGACGTCCGCGACGACGACTGGGCCACGCTGCTCGCCCGCTACGCCACCGCCTACGTCGACCACCGCCAGGGCCGCGACACCCGCGCCCTCCATCGCGCCCGGCGCACGCTGACGGCACTCGACGGCGCGCCGGCCGTCCCGCACGGCCACGAGGCGCTGCGCGCGCTGATCGCGGACATCGAGGCGGGGGTCCCCGGCCGCCCGCACCTGCCCCAACTGCCGCGACCACGCACGGCCGCGGCACGGGCCTACCCGGCCGAGGTGGGCCCCAGCGTCGTCACTTCATAG
- a CDS encoding SMI1/KNR4 family protein produces the protein MATLDDIEALLGEPRFHWSDPAPWDRLERELGVSFPADFREIADAYGPVLINDQVRLDHPGHATRNLGETIKEEIEFWLEEDEDQENIPRKAGALPGELLPVATCSQGETVFLRVPESPSEPWAVGVHEWDSFSFVLHEKPFSDWLLAYLRNEDTTMYSSESDPGRPFYEPMK, from the coding sequence ATGGCGACACTCGACGACATCGAAGCACTGCTGGGAGAACCCCGTTTCCACTGGTCCGACCCCGCTCCCTGGGATCGGCTCGAACGGGAACTCGGGGTCTCCTTCCCCGCCGACTTCCGGGAGATAGCCGACGCCTACGGTCCGGTCCTGATCAACGATCAGGTGCGCTTGGACCACCCTGGCCACGCGACCAGGAACCTGGGCGAGACGATCAAGGAGGAGATCGAGTTCTGGCTGGAGGAGGACGAGGACCAGGAGAACATCCCGCGCAAGGCAGGGGCGCTGCCTGGGGAGTTGTTGCCGGTGGCGACCTGCTCGCAAGGGGAGACGGTCTTCCTGCGTGTGCCGGAGAGTCCGTCGGAGCCCTGGGCCGTGGGCGTCCACGAATGGGACAGCTTCAGCTTCGTGCTCCACGAAAAGCCGTTCAGCGACTGGCTGCTGGCGTACCTCAGGAACGAGGACACCACGATGTACTCCTCCGAGTCCGACCCAGGTCGCCCGTTCTACGAGCCTATGAAGTGA
- a CDS encoding FAD-dependent oxidoreductase, which yields MNPESSPDVLVVGGGIGGLSSAYALARQGLRVRVLERAKEFGEVGAGLQIAPNCTRILAEYGLLDEARSLGVLPENMVMRDALDSRELTRLDLRDLERRYGYPYMVIHRSDLHGIFLRACERAGVELLTDRTVIGYENTADGARVLLADGRVESAPMVVAADGLNSVARRLLVGDDVVSSDYVAYRAAVPIEQVRDNGVAAKDVTVYIGPRCHFVQYALRGGDMFNQVAVFESPKALAGQADWGTPDELDAAFEATCDTVRKGIPLMWRDRWWQMLDRDPVENWVHGRVALLGDAAHPPLQYMAQGAIMAIEDGWVLARHYAGQRDWDAALAAYEAVRVEHCRRVQSTAREWGKLWHLDGTPRLQRNEIMRARDTYDYGFTDWVYGPTALTPDEEPAMFTPVPLSTVSGAP from the coding sequence ATGAACCCTGAATCCAGCCCCGACGTCCTGGTCGTCGGCGGCGGCATCGGCGGCCTCAGCTCCGCCTACGCCCTGGCCCGCCAGGGACTGCGCGTCCGCGTCCTGGAACGCGCCAAGGAGTTCGGCGAAGTCGGCGCGGGCCTCCAGATCGCCCCCAACTGCACCCGCATCCTCGCCGAGTACGGCCTGCTGGACGAAGCCCGGTCGCTCGGCGTGCTCCCCGAGAACATGGTCATGCGCGACGCGCTCGACTCCCGGGAGCTGACCCGTCTCGACCTGCGCGACCTCGAACGGCGCTACGGCTACCCGTACATGGTGATCCACCGCAGCGATCTGCACGGCATCTTCCTGCGCGCCTGCGAGCGCGCCGGGGTCGAGCTGCTGACCGACCGGACCGTCATCGGCTACGAGAACACCGCCGACGGTGCCCGGGTCCTCCTGGCGGACGGGCGCGTCGAGTCCGCTCCGATGGTCGTGGCGGCCGACGGGCTGAACTCCGTCGCCCGCCGCCTGCTCGTCGGCGACGACGTGGTCAGCTCCGACTACGTCGCCTACCGCGCCGCCGTCCCCATCGAGCAGGTCCGGGACAACGGCGTCGCGGCGAAGGACGTCACCGTCTACATCGGCCCGCGCTGCCACTTCGTCCAGTACGCCCTGCGCGGCGGCGACATGTTCAACCAGGTCGCCGTGTTCGAGTCGCCCAAGGCCCTGGCCGGGCAGGCCGACTGGGGGACGCCCGACGAGCTGGACGCGGCCTTCGAGGCCACGTGCGACACCGTGCGCAAGGGCATTCCGCTGATGTGGCGGGACCGTTGGTGGCAGATGCTCGACCGGGACCCCGTGGAGAACTGGGTGCACGGCCGCGTCGCCCTGCTCGGGGACGCGGCGCATCCGCCGCTCCAGTACATGGCGCAGGGCGCGATCATGGCCATCGAGGACGGCTGGGTGCTGGCGCGGCACTATGCCGGGCAACGGGACTGGGACGCGGCCCTCGCGGCCTATGAGGCGGTGCGCGTCGAGCACTGCCGCCGGGTGCAGAGCACCGCCCGCGAGTGGGGCAAGCTGTGGCACCTCGACGGGACGCCCCGGCTCCAGCGCAACGAGATCATGCGGGCGCGGGACACCTACGACTACGGCTTCACGGACTGGGTGTACGGCCCGACCGCGCTCACCCCGGACGAGGAGCCGGCCATGTTCACGCCGGTCCCGCTGAGCACTGTCAGTGGTGCGCCGTAG
- a CDS encoding maleylpyruvate isomerase family mycothiol-dependent enzyme — MRRTFEDARRWARLGTELFLGAAESGFDEPSALPGWTRAHLVAHVAANADALGNLVHWAATGERTPMYASPEERAQGIERGRTLPGAELAAWLCDSAAELEKGMAGLGDEQWRALVVTAQGRTVPATEVPWMRAREVCVHAVDLAGPVTFADLPADFLTALCDDVVDKRSAAPGPAVFLRAPSATWELPGEGEPALVAGELHDLAAYLTGRDTGTSAPVLGAWL; from the coding sequence ATGCGCCGCACCTTCGAGGACGCCCGCCGCTGGGCCCGGCTCGGTACCGAACTGTTCCTGGGGGCGGCGGAGTCCGGGTTCGACGAGCCCAGCGCCCTGCCCGGCTGGACCCGCGCCCATCTCGTCGCCCATGTGGCGGCCAACGCCGACGCGCTCGGCAACCTCGTGCACTGGGCCGCCACCGGCGAACGCACGCCCATGTACGCCTCGCCCGAGGAGCGCGCCCAGGGCATCGAGCGGGGCCGCACCCTCCCCGGCGCCGAACTCGCCGCCTGGCTGTGTGACTCCGCGGCGGAGTTGGAGAAGGGGATGGCCGGGCTCGGGGACGAGCAGTGGCGAGCGCTGGTCGTCACCGCGCAGGGCCGGACCGTGCCGGCCACCGAGGTGCCCTGGATGCGGGCCCGCGAAGTCTGCGTGCACGCCGTCGACCTGGCCGGTCCCGTCACCTTCGCCGACCTTCCGGCCGACTTCCTGACCGCCCTGTGCGACGACGTCGTGGACAAGCGGTCCGCGGCGCCGGGACCGGCCGTATTCCTGCGGGCGCCGTCCGCCACCTGGGAACTGCCCGGAGAGGGCGAACCCGCCCTGGTAGCAGGTGAGTTGCACGACCTCGCCGCCTATCTGACCGGACGGGACACCGGCACCTCCGCCCCCGTGCTGGGCGCCTGGCTCTGA
- a CDS encoding fumarylacetoacetate hydrolase family protein yields the protein MKLATLRTDGTTRAVRLEGDVLVDLGVPDVGALLAEEGWAARAATATGIAYPVEGADFAPVVPVPSKVVCVGLNYRNHIKEMGRDLPEHPTLFAKFADCLIGAGDDIVRPDETVKFDWEVELAVVVGAPARRVRGAEAEAAIAGFTVLNDITCRDWQFRTREWLQGKMWDSTTPVGPFLVTPDELPGGVRPSLDVRLLVDGEVMQADSTGDLLFDPVDLVEYVSTVVRLNPGDIIATGTPGGVGHARRPERYLVGGETVVTEIEGIGRLENRVVKEKLV from the coding sequence ATGAAGCTCGCCACGCTCCGCACCGACGGCACCACCCGGGCCGTACGTCTCGAGGGCGATGTCCTCGTCGACCTCGGCGTCCCCGACGTGGGTGCGCTGCTCGCCGAGGAAGGGTGGGCCGCGCGCGCCGCCACAGCGACCGGGATCGCGTACCCGGTCGAGGGCGCCGACTTCGCGCCCGTTGTTCCGGTTCCCTCGAAGGTTGTGTGCGTCGGCCTCAACTACCGCAACCACATTAAGGAGATGGGGCGCGATCTGCCCGAACACCCCACCCTCTTCGCCAAGTTCGCGGACTGTCTGATCGGCGCGGGCGACGACATCGTCCGGCCCGACGAGACCGTGAAGTTCGACTGGGAGGTCGAACTCGCCGTCGTCGTGGGCGCACCCGCGCGTCGCGTCCGGGGCGCCGAGGCGGAGGCGGCCATCGCCGGGTTCACCGTGCTGAACGACATCACCTGCCGTGACTGGCAGTTCCGGACCCGGGAATGGCTCCAGGGCAAGATGTGGGACTCCACCACGCCCGTCGGCCCCTTCCTCGTCACTCCCGACGAACTGCCCGGCGGGGTGCGCCCCTCGCTCGACGTGCGGCTGCTCGTCGACGGTGAGGTCATGCAGGCGGACTCCACCGGCGACTTGCTCTTCGACCCGGTCGACCTGGTCGAGTACGTCTCCACCGTCGTGCGCCTCAACCCGGGCGACATCATCGCCACCGGCACCCCCGGCGGCGTCGGCCACGCCCGTAGGCCGGAGCGCTATCTCGTCGGCGGGGAGACCGTCGTCACCGAGATCGAGGGCATCGGCCGGCTGGAGAACCGGGTCGTCAAGGAGAAGCTCGTCTGA
- a CDS encoding cupin domain-containing protein yields MTQSTRTTPSTQPSLASPVRLQAVSAQGQPEVTPALEELYRGLEQELLVPLWTEIGDLMPAHPRSRAVPHLWRWERLRGLAEQAGDLVPVGRGGERRAIALANPALGGRPFATPTLWAAIQYLMPGEDAPEHRHTQHAFRFVVEGEGVWTVVGRDPVAMRRGDFLPQAGWNWHAHHNATAAPMAWIDGLDIPFQYAVEAQFFEFGREEIGDAERITPARSRSERLWGHPGLRPVAAGATAPGTPLLAYRWEHTDRALTDQLALESEGYGGTVEPGHAAVRFTDPTTGADVLPTLRAEMHRLARGTETAPVRATGSSVYQVFDGSGTVTVGDRTWSVTRGDLFVVPSWQPLSVRSEASAGDSDSGAMDLFRFSDAPVFEALRLDRTQVEGTIR; encoded by the coding sequence GTGACCCAGTCCACCCGAACCACGCCATCCACCCAGCCGTCCCTCGCATCCCCGGTCCGCCTCCAGGCCGTCTCCGCGCAGGGGCAGCCCGAGGTCACCCCGGCGCTCGAAGAGCTGTACCGGGGCCTCGAACAGGAGCTGCTCGTCCCGCTGTGGACCGAGATCGGCGATCTGATGCCGGCCCACCCGCGCTCGCGCGCCGTGCCCCATCTCTGGCGCTGGGAGCGGCTGCGAGGGCTCGCGGAGCAGGCCGGGGATCTCGTTCCCGTCGGGCGCGGCGGGGAGCGTCGGGCCATCGCGCTGGCCAATCCCGCCCTCGGCGGCAGGCCCTTCGCCACGCCGACGCTGTGGGCCGCCATCCAGTACCTCATGCCCGGCGAGGACGCCCCCGAGCACCGCCACACCCAGCACGCCTTCCGCTTCGTCGTCGAGGGCGAGGGCGTGTGGACGGTCGTCGGGCGCGACCCGGTGGCCATGCGGCGCGGGGACTTCCTGCCGCAGGCCGGCTGGAACTGGCACGCCCACCACAACGCCACCGCCGCCCCCATGGCCTGGATCGACGGACTCGACATCCCCTTCCAGTACGCCGTCGAGGCGCAGTTCTTCGAGTTCGGACGCGAGGAGATCGGCGACGCCGAGCGCATCACCCCGGCCCGGTCCCGCTCCGAGCGGCTGTGGGGGCACCCCGGCCTCAGGCCCGTAGCGGCCGGTGCGACCGCCCCCGGCACCCCCCTCCTCGCCTACCGCTGGGAGCACACCGACCGGGCCCTCACCGACCAACTCGCCCTGGAATCCGAGGGATACGGCGGCACCGTCGAGCCAGGCCACGCCGCCGTACGGTTCACCGACCCCACCACCGGCGCCGACGTCCTGCCCACCCTGCGGGCCGAGATGCACCGCCTGGCACGCGGCACCGAGACCGCTCCGGTGCGCGCGACCGGATCGTCCGTCTACCAGGTCTTCGACGGATCCGGCACCGTGACCGTCGGGGACCGCACCTGGTCCGTCACCCGTGGCGACCTGTTCGTCGTCCCGTCCTGGCAGCCGCTGAGCGTCCGCTCCGAGGCCAGTGCCGGCGACTCCGACTCCGGCGCCATGGACCTGTTCCGGTTCAGCGACGCCCCCGTCTTCGAAGCCCTGCGCCTCGACCGTACGCAGGTGGAAGGAACCATCCGATGA
- a CDS encoding IclR family transcriptional regulator, whose protein sequence is MDKPLKTPPPYPIASVDHALRAATILQLEGGATVSRIAERLGVARSTAHRLLAMLVYRDFAVQDEDRVYRAGPVLELAAHSQSLVSRLRATALPHLHRVVDVLDETANLIIRTGDTARFIASVECHQALRVGSREGMVFPAHRTTAGLLLLAELTDEELDEVYSPARYHDRPGDRPDLPRLRTELKRLRRNGFAVNQERSERGLVAIGVPVRDRDGTALAGLSVSMPSVRYDAHRLQALVAALNATARALERDLAA, encoded by the coding sequence ATGGACAAGCCCCTCAAGACGCCCCCGCCCTACCCCATCGCCAGCGTGGACCACGCCCTGCGCGCGGCGACGATCCTCCAGCTGGAGGGTGGCGCGACGGTCTCCCGGATCGCCGAGCGCCTGGGCGTCGCGCGATCGACGGCGCACCGGCTGCTGGCGATGCTGGTGTACCGGGACTTCGCGGTGCAGGACGAGGACCGGGTGTACCGGGCGGGTCCGGTCCTGGAGCTGGCGGCCCACTCCCAGTCCCTGGTCTCACGCCTGCGGGCGACGGCGCTGCCGCACCTGCACAGGGTGGTGGACGTCCTGGACGAGACGGCGAACCTGATCATCCGCACGGGCGACACGGCCCGCTTCATCGCGAGCGTCGAATGCCACCAGGCACTGCGGGTCGGCTCCCGGGAGGGCATGGTCTTCCCGGCGCACCGCACCACGGCGGGTCTGCTCCTGCTGGCCGAGCTGACGGACGAGGAACTGGACGAGGTCTACTCCCCCGCCCGCTATCACGACCGGCCCGGCGACCGGCCCGACCTGCCCCGTCTGCGCACCGAGCTGAAGCGCCTGCGCCGCAACGGCTTCGCCGTGAACCAGGAGCGCTCCGAACGGGGCCTGGTCGCCATCGGCGTGCCCGTCCGCGACCGGGACGGCACGGCGTTGGCCGGCCTTTCGGTGTCCATGCCGAGTGTGCGCTACGACGCCCATCGTCTCCAGGCGCTGGTGGCGGCGCTGAACGCGACGGCTCGGGCGCTGGAGCGGGACCTGGCGGCGTAG
- a CDS encoding pectate lyase family protein, producing the protein MRRPLALRLSAASATLALAAAAGVAALSMPAASAATGGVTGYATQNGGTTGGAGGQTVKATTGTQIHAALCGRASSSTPIVIQVEGTINHGNTAKVSGDSCNTAAGVIELKQISNVTIVGVGGGAVFDQLGIHIRESSNIIIQNVTVRNVKKSGSPTSNGGDAIGMEGDVRNVWVDHATLEASGGESEGYDGLFDMKDNTQYVTLSYSILRNSGRGGLIGSSESDLSNGYVTFHHNLYSNIDSRAPLLRGGTAHAYNNHYVSLNESGINSRAGAKAKVDNNYFEDSKDVLGTFYTDQRGSWQVSGNVFDNVTWSSPGSDNYPAGPNPTSNTTVSIPYAFTLDAATCVPDVVSRTAGAGTGLKVSDGNCTPQTPNPTPTTPTPTPTPTPTPTPTPTQPTGTNLSIGAGADGSSKADGTSYGNVRDGDMGTYWSPSGSTGSVSVKWGSATTVAKVNIREAAGSTGAIGSWRLLNADTGAVLTSGTGAGVITVPQTSLKKITFEITGSSATPKVAEFETYGA; encoded by the coding sequence ATGAGAAGACCACTCGCCCTACGTCTGTCCGCCGCCTCGGCCACGTTGGCCCTGGCGGCCGCGGCCGGTGTGGCGGCGCTGTCGATGCCCGCGGCGTCGGCCGCGACCGGCGGAGTCACCGGGTACGCGACGCAGAACGGGGGCACCACCGGCGGAGCCGGTGGGCAGACGGTCAAGGCCACCACCGGAACCCAGATCCACGCGGCGCTCTGCGGCCGGGCCAGCAGCAGCACGCCGATCGTCATCCAGGTCGAGGGCACCATCAACCACGGCAACACCGCGAAGGTCTCGGGCGACAGCTGCAACACCGCCGCCGGTGTGATCGAGCTGAAGCAGATCAGCAATGTGACCATCGTCGGAGTCGGCGGCGGGGCCGTCTTCGATCAACTGGGCATCCACATCCGTGAATCCAGCAACATCATCATCCAGAACGTCACGGTCCGGAACGTGAAGAAGTCGGGCTCACCGACATCCAACGGCGGCGACGCGATCGGCATGGAGGGCGACGTCCGCAACGTGTGGGTCGACCACGCCACCCTGGAGGCGTCGGGAGGCGAGTCGGAGGGTTACGACGGCCTCTTCGACATGAAGGACAACACCCAGTACGTGACGCTGTCCTACAGCATTCTGCGCAACTCGGGCCGGGGCGGCCTCATCGGGTCCAGCGAGAGCGATCTCTCCAACGGGTACGTCACCTTCCACCACAACCTGTACTCGAACATCGACTCCCGCGCCCCCCTGCTGCGCGGCGGCACCGCCCACGCCTACAACAACCACTACGTGAGCCTGAACGAGTCCGGCATCAACTCCCGCGCCGGCGCCAAGGCCAAGGTGGACAACAATTACTTCGAGGACTCCAAGGACGTCCTCGGCACCTTCTACACCGACCAGCGCGGCTCCTGGCAGGTCAGCGGCAATGTCTTCGACAACGTGACCTGGTCCTCCCCGGGTTCCGACAACTACCCCGCCGGGCCCAACCCGACGTCCAACACCACGGTCAGCATTCCGTACGCCTTCACGCTCGACGCCGCCACCTGCGTGCCCGACGTCGTGAGCCGCACGGCGGGCGCGGGCACCGGGCTCAAGGTGTCCGACGGCAACTGCACCCCCCAGACGCCGAACCCGACCCCGACCACGCCGACCCCGACACCCACCCCCACCCCAACGCCGACGCCGACTCCGACCCAGCCGACCGGGACCAACCTCAGCATCGGTGCCGGTGCCGACGGCTCCAGCAAGGCCGACGGCACGAGCTACGGCAACGTCCGGGACGGCGACATGGGCACCTATTGGTCGCCCAGCGGCTCCACCGGGTCCGTCTCCGTCAAGTGGGGCTCCGCCACCACCGTGGCCAAGGTCAACATCCGTGAGGCGGCCGGTTCCACCGGCGCCATCGGCTCCTGGCGGCTCCTCAACGCCGACACGGGCGCCGTACTGACCTCCGGAACCGGCGCGGGCGTGATCACCGTCCCGCAGACCTCGCTGAAGAAGATCACCTTCGAGATCACCGGTTCCTCGGCCACCCCGAAGGTGGCCGAGTTCGAGACCTACGGCGCGTAG
- a CDS encoding dihydrofolate reductase family protein produces MPERSVSARVICDITISVDGYSAGHNQTEERPFGEDGGDGTGTRLHAWMFDRADENRAEIEQLGAAKAFIMGRNMFGPVRGAWDREWNGWWGDNPPFHAPVFVLTHHAREPQPMDGGTTFHFVTDGIASALAQAREAAGDGDILVHGGATTINQYLAAGLIEELRLHIVPVTFGSGTRLFDGVPPLKLEQLSSRSATQVTHLTYHVLP; encoded by the coding sequence ATGCCCGAGAGAAGCGTCAGTGCCAGGGTGATCTGCGACATCACGATCTCGGTCGACGGCTACTCGGCCGGGCACAACCAGACCGAGGAACGCCCGTTCGGCGAGGACGGCGGCGACGGCACGGGAACGCGGCTGCACGCGTGGATGTTCGACAGGGCCGACGAGAACCGGGCCGAGATCGAGCAGTTGGGCGCGGCCAAGGCGTTCATCATGGGGCGCAACATGTTCGGCCCCGTGCGGGGCGCGTGGGACCGGGAATGGAACGGCTGGTGGGGCGACAACCCGCCGTTCCACGCACCGGTGTTCGTGCTCACCCACCACGCGCGCGAGCCCCAGCCGATGGACGGCGGCACGACGTTCCACTTCGTCACCGACGGCATCGCTTCGGCACTCGCGCAGGCACGCGAGGCAGCGGGTGACGGTGACATCCTGGTCCACGGCGGCGCGACCACGATCAACCAGTACCTCGCCGCCGGCCTGATCGAGGAACTACGCCTCCACATCGTGCCGGTGACGTTCGGCTCGGGCACGCGCCTGTTCGACGGCGTCCCGCCACTGAAGCTGGAGCAGCTGAGTTCGCGATCGGCGACCCAGGTCACGCACCTGACGTACCACGTGCTCCCCTGA